One Rosa chinensis cultivar Old Blush chromosome 5, RchiOBHm-V2, whole genome shotgun sequence genomic region harbors:
- the LOC112163771 gene encoding NAC domain containing protein 52, giving the protein MEDHMLLPGHRFCPMEDELLLYYLKPKVNGKEVPRKESLICELDLYGDQEPWKIWEGFEARRTNDLRKNKDLYFFTQKKKVSAKASRISRKVGSGTWKGQVAAKNIYLLDENQKPTTTLLGFKKTYTYQNKRSVHHGCWIMYEFEFHKSQLLPKKQVNKNDYVLCLLRKNDELPERKRKRQQEEEMLEEDYVEDGDGDNDLNCDPALLLEEPHEKWQCLLPCSDNNVAAPSLEWAELEQWSNQQFLQPAPPLEAGPTPLEDEPAVSLQVYEDLGVQKPVTELQLRDENLGQQCHDIPTNTATEMMSGLDFHHDENLEQQMGDEVGVMAQGEVDVYGGNLSDVIVGKDWAKSFMEDLMNDEQLNTMEDWAKSFMEDLMNDEQLNTMEVGNCIK; this is encoded by the coding sequence ATGGAGGATCATATGCTTCTGCCTGGCCATAGGTTTTGCCCCATGGAGGATGAACTACTCTTGTACTACCTTAAGCCCAAGGTGAACGGGAAGGAGGTACCTCGAAAAGAATCCCTTATTTGCGAGTTGGATCTTTACGGTGACCAAGAACCATGGAAGATATGGGAAGGATTCGAAGCAAGACGGACAAACGACTTGAGGAAGAACAAAGATCTCTACTTCTTCACCCAAAAGAAGAAGGTCAGTGCAAAGGCCTCGCGTATAAGTCGGAAAGTTGGGAGTGGTACTTGGAAAGGCCAAGTCGCAGCCAAGAACATATATCTTCTTGATGAGAATCAGAAGCCAACAACCACTCTTCTTGGTTTCAAGAAAACCTACACCTATCAGAATAAGCGTTCTGTGCATCATGGTTGCTGGATCATGTATGAGTTCGAATTTCATAAGTCGCAACTCCTGCCCAAGAAACAAGTAAACAAGAATGACTATGTTCTTTGTTTACTTAGGAAAAATGATGAACTGCCGGAAAGGAAGCGAAAAAGGCAACAAGAAGAGGAGATGCTTGAGGAGGACTATGTtgaggatggtgatggagatAATGATTTGAACTGCGATCCTGCATTGTTGCTGGAGGAGCCGCATGAGAAGTGGCAATGCCTCCTACCTTGCTCCGATAATAATGTCGCAGCACCATCATTGGAGTGGGCTGAACTAGAACAATGGTCCAACCAACAATTCTTGCAGCCAGCACCACCATTAGAAGCTGGACCAACACCACTAGAAGATGAGCCAGCTGTTTCTTTGCAAGTGTATGAGGACTTGGGAGTGCAAAAACCCGTAACTGAACTACAATTAAGGGATGAAAACTTGGGGCAGCAATGTCATGATATACCAACCAATACAGCTACTGAAATGATGAGTGGCCTTGACTTTCACCATGACGAAAATCTAGAGCAGCAAATGGGAGATGAAGTTGGTGTCATGGCACAAGGAGAAGTCGATGTGTATGGTGGGAATTTGAGTGATGTTATCGTTGGCAAAGACTGGGCCAAGTCTTTTATGGAAGACCTAATGAATGATGAGCAGCTAAATACCATGGAAGACTGGGCCAAGTCTTTTATGGAGGACCTAATGAATGATGAGCAGCTAAATACCATGGAAGTGGGCAACTGCATAAAATGA